The sequence below is a genomic window from Paenibacillus silvisoli.
CTGCCGATGTGCTGGACGGCTCCTATGATATTGTGTATATGGAGTTTGGGATTTTGCATTATTTTCTCGATTTGGCGCCGCTCTTCGAGGTTGTGCGCGGGCTGCTGCGCCAGGGCGGGAAGCTGGTGCTGCAGGACTTTCACCCGGTATCGACGAAGCTGATCTCCTCTCGCGGCACGACGGCGAACATTCGCAAGCATAAAGTGGACGGCGATTATTTCAGCAGCGAGCTGGAAGAGAAGGAAGTGGCCTTCGCGAAGTTTATGGCTTCGGAGCCGGGCGCCGCCGAAGTGCCGAAGGTGCTGCTGCGCAACTGGACGCTCGGCGAGATCGTCACCGCGGTGGCAGGCGGCGGGCTGTGCATCAAGCTGCTCGAAGAGCTGCCGAACGGCTCGTCCGATGTGTTCGACAAGGGAATTCCGAAGACGTTCACGATTGTGGCGGAGAAGCTGTGAAGGGGAAAGTGAATAACTAATGCGTGGTGCAAGAAGCTGACACCGGTTTAGGCCGGGAGTCGGCTTTTTTAGTTTACAGCAGTTCAGCGGAGGGGGATTTTTTTACCCAAACCCGGTTAAAATCGGGTGCCCCGGAAAACAATACGAAGGCGTGGCAGGCACAGGCGCCCCGATTGTGAAGGTTTTTTGAAAATCGTCATAAAACCTTTACAATCCCTTAACAAATGGAAGGTAAACTATGTTAAGATATTGTCGGTTTACTGTGACAATTGTAGAAATTTACCGGTAGCGCAAATACCGCGGCAGCGAAGGGGATAGTTATGTTTAAGAAGAAGAACGATGTGTTCTTTACCACACTGGAGTCCATGGCGGATACGATTTTGGAGGCCGTGCACTACTTCGAGCAAAACGTGTCCAAAATCAAGGACGCCAGCCAGTTTGCGAAGGCGATGAAAGAATACGAGAGCAAATGCGATCGCCACGTACATACGATCTTGACCGAACTGAACAAGACGTTCATCACGCCGATCGAGCGCGAAGACATCATGAAGCTGACGACGTCGCTGGACGATGTGCTTGACGGCATCGAAGCATGCGCATCCCGTTTCGAGATGTACAATATTACGCAGCCGGACGAATATATCACGCTGTTCGCCGACAACCTGCTTCGCTGCGCGCAGCAAATCAAGAAAGCGATCTACATGCTATCCGAGAAGAAGCTGCTTGCGATGCGCGAGCCGGCGATTCATATCAACGAGCTGGAAAACCAAGCGGACGACCTGCTTCGCGTCAGCGTAAAAAGCTTGTTCGCGAACGTGACGGACCCGATCGAGCTGATCAAGCGCAAAGAGATTTACGAGCGCCTCGAGCAAACGACCGACTATTGCGAGGATGTCGCAAACACACTCGAAACGATCATTATGCGCAACAGCTAAGGAGCGGGACGAGCAGGTATGGACATTTACATTTGGGTCGGCATCGTTATCTTTTTGGCACTGGCTTTCGACTTTATTAACGGGTTTCACGATACGGCCAACGCGATCGCCACGTCCGTATCCACGCGGGCATTGTCGCCGCGGATGGCGATCATTCTCGCATCGGTGATGAACTTCGTCGGGGCGATTATGTTTACGGGCGTAGCGAAAACGATCGGGGGCAAAATCGCCAATCCGGCGACGCTAGATCACGGCGTGCAGGTCGTTGTCGCGACGCTGATCGGCGCGATTGCCTGGAACCTGATTACCTGGTGGTTCGGCATCCCGTCTTCCTCTTCGCATGCTTTGATCGGCGCGCTGACGGGCGCGGTCGTCAGCTCGGCAGGGTTTGACGCGATCAACGCCAAAGGGTTCATCGATATATTGAAGGCACTTATTCTTTCGCCGCTTATTGCATTTACCGGTGGCTTTATCGTGATGTGGATATTGAAGCAGATTTTCGCCAAAGCGAATCCGCATTCGATGAACAAAGGATTCCGTACCGGCCAAATCCTTACGGCCGCGTTCCAATCGTTCACCCACGGCACGAACGACGCGCAGAAGGCGATGGGGATTATCACGTTCGCGCTCGTCACGGCGGAGATCCAGGACACGACCGATTACATTCCGCTCTGGGTTAAAATCTCCGCGGCGACGGCGATGGCGCTCGGTACCTCGATCGGCGGTTGGAAAATCATCAAGACGATGGGCACGAAAATTTTCAAAATCGAACCGATCAACGGATTCGCGGCCGACATTACGTCCGCAACCGTTATTTTGACGGCGACGATGACGCATTTGCCGGTCAGTACGACGCACGTCATCACCTCCGCCATACTCGGCGTCGGCAGCGCGAAGCGCTTCTCGGCGGTCAAATGGGGGCTGGCGGGACGGATCATCATCTCTTGGATCATCACGATTCCGATTTCGATGATTCTCGCGGCGCTGATCTATCAGCTCATCGCATTGTTTATCTAGGCTTGAAATGAAACGGCAAAAGGCTGAAAGGCCCGCAGCATTGGCACCTATCGTGCGCATGCGGCGGCTTTCAGCCTTTTTTATGTGGACAGCTGGTCAAAAACAAGGTCGGCAAGCTGCCGGATGCCTTTCTTTAGGTGGCGGTAATAGGTCGTCATCGGCATGCCGAGACGCTGGGCGACCATCTCATGGCTGCCGATCCGCTCGAGATAGAAAAGACGCAGGATGCGCTCTTGCAGCTGCTCGTGCGGCTTGCTTTCCGCTAGAGA
It includes:
- a CDS encoding class I SAM-dependent methyltransferase, whose product is MDLEPTTKQNEQSWNTGAYGAWLQRFGTPGEAAAKIAAAPAKRVGTALEHMGEVSGKRIVNLLGSNGNKAVALALLGAAATVIDFSHDNERYARELADKAGVPLTYIVADVLKLPADVLDGSYDIVYMEFGILHYFLDLAPLFEVVRGLLRQGGKLVLQDFHPVSTKLISSRGTTANIRKHKVDGDYFSSELEEKEVAFAKFMASEPGAAEVPKVLLRNWTLGEIVTAVAGGGLCIKLLEELPNGSSDVFDKGIPKTFTIVAEKL
- a CDS encoding DUF47 domain-containing protein, with amino-acid sequence MFKKKNDVFFTTLESMADTILEAVHYFEQNVSKIKDASQFAKAMKEYESKCDRHVHTILTELNKTFITPIEREDIMKLTTSLDDVLDGIEACASRFEMYNITQPDEYITLFADNLLRCAQQIKKAIYMLSEKKLLAMREPAIHINELENQADDLLRVSVKSLFANVTDPIELIKRKEIYERLEQTTDYCEDVANTLETIIMRNS
- a CDS encoding inorganic phosphate transporter, whose translation is MDIYIWVGIVIFLALAFDFINGFHDTANAIATSVSTRALSPRMAIILASVMNFVGAIMFTGVAKTIGGKIANPATLDHGVQVVVATLIGAIAWNLITWWFGIPSSSSHALIGALTGAVVSSAGFDAINAKGFIDILKALILSPLIAFTGGFIVMWILKQIFAKANPHSMNKGFRTGQILTAAFQSFTHGTNDAQKAMGIITFALVTAEIQDTTDYIPLWVKISAATAMALGTSIGGWKIIKTMGTKIFKIEPINGFAADITSATVILTATMTHLPVSTTHVITSAILGVGSAKRFSAVKWGLAGRIIISWIITIPISMILAALIYQLIALFI